AGCTTTTGTTCACATTGCCAAGAACTGCTCACAGGATAGCAACGTCGTTGCAGCTATCATGGAGCATATTCTTCGCAATCTTAGCAATGAACACCCTGAAATAACAACAGCATATTTTCGTCAAGATAACGCAGGTTGTTATAAGAGCGCAGTAATGCTAGCAGCTTGCCCGTTAATGCAGAAGACCACCGGTATAAATGTAAGAAGAGTTGATTTTAGCGACCCACAGGGTGGTAAAGGTTCATGTGACCGCAAAGCTGCCACTATTAAAGCCCACGTTCGTCGTTTCGTTAACGAAGGACACGATGTTCTTACGGCTGATGACTTTAGAGATGCCATCTTATCTAACAATGGAGTGCGTGGTGTGCGAGTTGCGGTGGTGAATTGTGAATTCCTTGCGCCAGCACAGCCTGTGAAGTGGGAGGGCGTTAGCAGTATCAACAACCTGTCATACCAGGTTACCGGTGTCACTGTCTGGAAAGCATATGACGTTGGCAAAGGGAAGACCATCCTCCGGACACAGCTCCAAGGTAAGGTTAAATCATTTTAATTAACCTACAGATCGAGTTGCTGGACAATGTCACAGCTTATTTTCTTTATAGTTATTTGGCTCTCCTTAGACTCTCGGCTGGCTCCCGCGTCAAACATTCCCTTAATACACATGAATTTATCATCATATATACCGTAAAAAATCGTTTATTCATCCACAATTATAGCAACATTTGCCACATAAATTTAGTGGTATGCCGAATAATGGCAATTCGATGGAAACACCATCCCGCTGGTGAGGACATCAATTTTTTTCCGGGAATATATGAGGAGAAAGACGATGAGGAGAAAGATATATGAGGAGAAAGATAAgtgaattttcttcaaaatgacGCGAACATTGTCAATAGCTTTTCTCGCTTTTTGATTGTCCTCTTAAAAATCTTCATTAAATCTCATTGGTTAAAAAGTTGACAGTTTTACAGCTGAAAACTAAACTTGAAAGGTTGCATAAATTTTATCTGTCTGTACTCTTACTGATAATAAAAATGAGCCAATGAGCGGACGAGAAATTAAACAGTTcttgtaaaaattattttgacgTCAGAGTTAAAATTGTTTCGGAAAATGTTCGGAAACTTTCGTGTGGCCTTCGAATAACTTTTGGAGTTGTCGTAGAATCGTCAAACCGTCACTATTAGTAtttgggaaatttatttattacatacATGTTCGCTTAAAGAAGAATTTATCTTCTcatgttgaaaaacatttttcaatatTCGAAGGGAAATTCTCCCCGACGCCATGTAAATTTCCTACATATTATCTTTCGTTAGCTCCAAGTACTCTACAAAATCAATTCAATGGCAGCTTCTCTGATGGAGACTTCGTAGACATCTGTGCTAGTACCAGGTCAGCTCCAGAGCTCAAGACTAGCACGATACCTTTACATCACCAAGTAAACGACACCAGTACTGAAGAGCAGACACCAAAACTATTCACTTGCCCAGTTGATGGATGTGTGAAGTGCTTTCAACAGTACGGTTCTCTCGAGATCCATTTACAATATGGTTCGTGTAAACTTGTTCCTGAAAGAGAAAATCTATTTGACAAGGCCAAAATATGCTACAGAGACAAACTTCTTCATGATCGTGGTATTCACCCAGTCCTAGCAAGTTCAACGCTTCCCCTTCCTGTTGGAGACATTAAACCTAAAGGCTGGGCCCTGAAAGTGACGAAGAAGGCTACCCgtttcaatgaaaaacaaaaaaagtaccTCGAAGAAAAGTTTTTCTTAGGTCAGGAAACAGGTCATAAAGTAGAAGCAGTCACTGTAGCACAAGAGATGCGGTACGCAAAAGATGAGGCCGGAAGTAGGCGGTTCACCTTGGATGAGTTCCTGACTCCTCAGCAAGTTCAATCCTTCTTCTCCAGAATGGCTGCAAAGATCAGAAACAGACAGGAGGAGGTTCTCGAAGAAGACACAACAGCCGCTGAGGATCAAGCTGCGTTTTCGTCAACCCGAGCGGATATTCTTGAAAATTGTCAGTTAACTCATCCAATTGTCTATGACTCATTTAACTTGTGTGCCTTATACGCATGTAATGGCTTTAAAAAGCTAAGCGTTAACATGCTTCGCTTGATATGCGAGTATTTTGATCTAGATGTTTGCAACATCCCCAGATCGCGCAAAGCGCCCTACATAGAGTTGATAAGTAGTCTTGTGCTGACATGCACTTGTGCTCCATCACAGAACTGAACGAGATTAGTGGCTGTGGGGTGTCTCAGCCAGGTTCATTAACAACAGTGCCTACTAAATACAAGCGTATTTCCGCCAGATTAAGAAAACGTGGAAAAAGTAGATCTCAGTAAGAGTTATTAGAATCCACAAAACAATGTGGCTAGCTATAAATTTTTCCGCGATAAGTAGCCTTAAATCTCGAAGAAAGCTTGCTAGCGTAGTTGATTGCGTCAATTTTAAACCTAGCGTGCGCGGCCTGGCGTTTAAATCATGTGTTACATGATGCCAAGTCCTTGTGCGCACAAAATCGTAGGCATCGTCCTTAACTGCCTTTGTTAATTTTCTGAGGTTTTGCTTACGTGATGCAAAAGTGGAACGACTAAGAAAATACGAGGAATTTCAATAAGGCGCCGCTTACCATTTCTTCTTGCGCGCTAATTTGTCAGTCTGTAGCCTTTCGCAACATTTGATAGTATTTCAGGCAGCGAGAGACACAAGTATAACGCTGAACAAGAAATACAGGTAAACGGCCTTTTATCGGAATTCTCTCTGCATTATATTTGTAGTCAATTCAAAAGCTCATCAAAAAGTAATAGCTGTCGATGAGATCAGGATAGTTGTTTACATATATAGTATGGGATGTTGCGCCTCAATTTCTTTGCAAAGGCACAAAGGGTGTCATGTAAGAAATTCGTGTTAAACGGTACACAATTCGAGACATTTTGTTCTCTGTTTTTCTCTCAAACTATATTCAGGGTAACGATCGTGGGCCTAGAAAGGTACAAACAAGGAGGTGCGGTACCTAAAATCGGATACCAAACTTTCATATTCCATATGATAAAGACTAATAGTCCAGAATAAACTGCTTTTTGCAGTTGGAATACTTCTAACTTGCCCTTAACAATAGAGCATTGTCGAGGCCCCATTaaaaaggggggtggggggtgtgTAACCCATGTCCTATTAATATTTGGCCTAAATATCCCATATCTTGTTAATTCTTACTTAGCGATTTCGTACTCATAATGTGCCGTTTGTCTCTGATTTAAACATCTACTACCACATTGATTTTCCCCCTGAATTTCAAGTATCATCTTTACCCTGATTTCTTACCCAAATATGCATTCTCCTGGAAACATCCTAATACCAACTCATTGATGAACTGATAAAGCTGATTAAGAGATTACATCCagactagcctgttccagactcTCGGTAGTAGGGGACGAACGAAAACAAGGGCAAGAGAAAAAATGAGGGAGGACACCCCGTTCGTCGGCTTAGTCCTCCCTCATTTTTTCTCCGCTCGCTTTCACTCGTCCCCAACAAcagagagcctggaacaggctaatccAGATCACAATCTCTTGACCTGATACTGTCTATCGgtccttttccctttttttaatacAATCAAATTTCCAAAAGGTGGCTcaaattcaaattattttgGAATAGGCAATTACAAGCTTGGCTGCTAACATTTTCATTTCTACCCACCCTACCCCTACCCCCGTTAGAATGTGCATTTCGGTGTTATCTGTAACGCAATCTTATCGAAACAGAACTGACCGCGACGAACGTAAACGACTTCTTGATCAAAATCCTGGATTAAGAGTAAGATTTTAAAGGCTGCTGGCAGACTTTTGGGTCAGTTAGAATCTCGGCAAATTGTTTAACTTCTTGTAATCGGCGGATATGAGGCGGAAGACAAACAACTTTGCTGTAGATGTTACTGACGAGGGCTTCGGAGACTTCTGCTTATTAAACGGTTGTGATGTCTCAGAGTGATTTCGCACAATAATCATCCTGTGTGTTGCTGAAACAGACTGATAATACAGCGAGAAGTATCGTGGATCATCCAGTTGTCGACATGTTGCGAGGTAAGTGGAATATATCATAATTCCCTTTGTGCATCGTTGTTTTCACGATGTTATGCTAATTAGGACGGCGGTGTTTgttgacaaaatcacagcttaaACTTCTTCTTCTAACATTTCACAGTTTTAACTGCCCCaaaattttattgcaaatttttaCAGCTGAGACATTGCTCTTTACGTGGAGTGTACTTTGGGTATCTCAAGTGATGTACTTTTGGCGATATTTTCCTTTAAAGTTCGCCATTTTTATGGTGCCTCATAAGCAGTTCGGAAGCgaagaaatgtaaaattctgtaaaaaaatcagATGTTGATCAAATTACCAAAACAGCCTATCAACGTATGAAGAAAGATTTGCTTGTTTCGAATAATAGGTTTTTACCCGGATTTTCAACGTTTTCCTTGTATGGCAAATTGTTAAAAATGTGCCCTAAAATGGCCGCCGAAAGCCCTCTCAGAGGGGCAAAACCAAGATGGTCGCCCCAGCGCTAAAATACGAATCGAATTGaactgaaaaatatatttttgtgaaTCACTTATCTAGACCATTCATCTGGGAAAGTTTGaggaatttcattttttctcgtCCAAATGACGATAGTTGAAAATTATGGAGGACGGCtcttaataccttgacaacgtattggttttgatactggttaaccaatggttaaagctaaccatgctttgagcaactcagccctggtaGTTAGGAGATAGATAGAGTATGTTAAAACTAACTAACTAAGTAGATAGCAAAAAGATAGCCTAACCAACTACTATCTCAACTATCTGAAAACTATCTTCACTGGAGTTAGTTAAAACCTAGACTATATGATGGCTATTTTCATCTTTTAAAGTTAGACTCCCTACTATCTAAATACTAATTTACTGGTAAATAGTAAAAAGATAGATCTTAAAGCTATCCACTGTCCATAAAGCCATTTAATATGCTATACAAAAGCTATCTTGGAATAGATAGTGAAACGATAGGTTATTTGAAAGCTATCCGTTTCTCATGAAACACTTGATAACCTATCTTAAAACTATCTTCGACACAGGTAGTGAAAAGATAGGCTATCTCattgcgttcgacgttaggaGAACCCAACTCATAATCTTCGGATTCCTGTGGTACTCAAGGGTGACCTTTTCAGCAAGCGTGTTTCGTCGTACATCTGCATTTTctgcgccatcttgaataatttaGCTCGCGTTACTTACGTCATAAGGAATTGTCATATGGTAATCACGTGCACCACTGGTTCGATCAAGGTCAACAAGATGATTACACGGGAGTATTTGAGTTCGGCAAAAGAATGAACTTCGGAGTTGTTTTCTAAGCGGGTTTTATCACTGAGCTGATGATTCTGCTACACCATTTTCGGACAATGCCGTTTAAATCGAGCTGGAACGTCGTAGACACACACAATAAAGACCAGGTAACATTTGTGCCGTGAGAAGTTTACCCGTGCGTTTGAGTCTATTTACATATTTGTAGTTTAACCTCTTACATGCACGAAAAATATTCTGGAATAAAGTAAAGTTGAGCGTATCAGTGCAGGTTGTTACAACTGTAATGCTTTATTCACGTCTGATATATCTACGCGGGCCATTTTGCATGATAAGTATCTCGCTCGCTAAAGCAAGCTAAGTTGAACTGACCTACATGAACTTACAATAATCATGAGGTGAATAGTTTGCACAAAGGCAAAAGCTTCTGTTCGGTTCTCTGACATCAGTAATCTAGCAAAAACCTAGTACGTTTCCGTCGCTCCTGTGATCATTGTTTTCACTTCAAGCTGTGTCACGCAAGAAGCCAGGACTTTTTAATTTTCGAGGCTACCCTTTTTTCGAAGTTTGTAGTGACatgtttatctttttaacaacaTCGAACTTTTTACGATCTACTTTACATTTTTATAGACCATGCTCGAGGGAGAGTAAGACGTGTTAGGAGTAAAGAGTTAATGAGTGAGATATTTTGAAGCCGTATACGCGAGGAgcattttttaagaaaagaatGTTGACCTTTTAATTCATGATTTCTTCCGTGATTTTGAAATAATGCTTGACGACACAAAAGCTAATCTGGAGCTAAGAAAACTCGAACGCACTCATCAATCTATGATTACTACTAGTAGCTACCAATAGATATATATCTTATTGGACGGTTTAGTGTGTAGAATCGTGGGACATTTTTACGAGTCACGCTGTATTTTGGCGAGCCCGTAGGGCAAGTCAAAATACAAGAGACGAGTAAAAATATCCCACGATACTACACACTAGACCGTCCAATAAGAGATTTATTAATCAACTCGAGGAGTATAAATTAGACCTCAGTAAACGTGCACGCTTGCCGGCCTACTTATGACGAGAATGCGTGACTAACATGAGTCGAGTTTTCGCGCGCTTTCATCAACGCTGTTGCTGATCGGTCAGAAATGCAACCTTGTCAAACTAGTTTACTCGGCAAATcaattttttcacaagttttcgTCGGCGCTTTCAAACATTTGCCAGAAAAACAGAGATGGAGTGACAAATAATCGTGAGACTTATGATGGTAATCGGTTAGGTAGTACGGATTTTCGCCATCACCATATGTCATTGTTGTTCAGACGACTTTACTCTAGAAACTCGGTTTATTTAAGCTTACAACTTGGTCCCAATTCCGTTATTTTCTTCGGAAAACGATACATTTCCTGCCATTTAATTGCGAAGTTTGTGCGGGATTAAAACCGGTCAAACCGGTCTTCTGGAGTACAAATACCGTGAGATATTTGTAATCGTTCTTAGAGTTATTTGTACTCTACTGAGTGCAGTCGAATAATAGTAACTAATATGACACTTCTCAAAGTCGGCAAATGGTAAAAAGACAAGGTATCTTAGGGTATCGGCGTTCCTTCATACTAATAaagtgtcttcctccatatGTAATGGATACAATGGGCGCTTTCCGTTTAGAAAAAAGAACCGGAATTTTCGATAGGAGCAAAAGTGGATTTTCCGATTGGTAACAAGTTtttccatttggtcgtaaaccACGGCGCGGTGCCCGTTACCCGACGGGACACCAAGATGGCTGCCGAGTTGGTAGATGAAAAGATTGAAATATTATTTGGTTTTGATGAGGAAGAAGACATTAATGTAATCGCAGCTACATCAACTTTTAACTCGTTGAATATTCCTGAACAAAATACTCAGCGTTACGTTAAACCGATCCGAAACGGATCTCATCACTTCTGAATTAGCCATGAACAAAACAAATGCCAAAACCTGTCACTGGACAGGAATTGCTGGTGTTCCAAAGCGGTTTCCTTGCGGAATGCTTCCTGTAGCTGATAATTCTCTGCACAGTTTTCCCAGTGTGCCTTTGGTCATTCGGAGGGggtagcaaaaaaacaaactgtacACTGGTACATGAGTGAAGGCTCGGGGgaagccattttgttttgcgaACTGGCCGTGACAGATGTTTTTTTgccgtggacctggaactggtataAACCACCAGAAACGTGTAAATTGAACGCGCAATTCCGTTCGGAATGTTCCAACCGGAAAAACGAGCCtgcctttttagattttccactttttctgggaattttccagtgggacaaACCGACGAAACGTTTTCCATTTAACGCCGAACCGAGAGGAGGGCTACGACCAGCCTAATCTTCGTACACTCAGACATAGGGGCCCACACGCAAGGCATCGAAAATAGTTGGTGGCCCCGTACAAGGACATCCAAAGAACTATTCGAAAGCAACCTACTGGCAGGAGTGGCGTACGCATTACGGAGAAGTTCTCTTTAGAAACATAGTAAAGCATATCGCCGAACTTTTTGTGACGTCGAGAACGACGCAAAAAGGGCTAAATAAAACAGATAGATCAGACGTATAGAAGGAGGCGGAGGAAATTCGAAAAAATAGTTCAGGAAAAAATGACAATTCTGCCGAGCACAGCTAACAAGATAAAGTTTAGTGCGAAATTTGTTCCAAAAAGTTATTTTAGTACAGAAAGCGCCAAATTTGGGgcgttttaaaaaaagacttagaaaaaaattaaaaatctttaAATTAATAGTTGAAATCCTAAAGGCTTAGTATTGTTctgacttttgttttctttgaacaatagATGTATGCACAATTAATttatggggttatacggaaatcttgcccTCGACGTTTATAACTTACCCCTGGAGAATTCCATGGTTCCTCAACGGGCGCGGAGTGAggatattatttaacaattattccttgagcccgaatgggctctgagtcaatagcccatgaggccgaaggccgaatgagctattgactcagaggccatcagggcgagaggaataattgttttagtaaaatccaactagttggtcacaAATATtcagacaaaacaacttaagctagcaaaacgcgattcagctgccattgttttggttttcaaagctggcgcttttcgctactagtgggctataacatatagcctagtagtagctcaaccaatcagaacgcagcgttgataatagaccactagttggattttactaaaatgcaACAGCCCATTTCCATTTCAGCTTTCACATGTCTCAAATGGCTGAAAGCTAGATTTTCTGTCGAGAATATCtgaagtaaaataaaaacattggGTGGGGAGAATTGATTAAGTTAACATCTCCCTTTTTAAACCTACCTTACCTCGTTTTGTTCTATTGcgcttcattttatttttcaaatcttTGGAATACTTTCATCGAACATTTTCACTCTCCACTTCCGCTCGAATTCGAACCCAAGACCCTGGCCAAAAAGTCTCTCCTCGATCGAGTGCTACTGATCATCCATGGGCTGCCTGTTTCAACGAGATCGAGGGTTCCCTCGTTATTTGGTTTGATCGAGGGTCCCATCGTTTTAACACTGACCAAACGAGTGTTCCCTCGATATTGAGGGTCCCACGTTTTTAGAATCGAGGGCCTCCTCGTCAAGGAAGTTGCAATCGAATGCACCCAACGCTACCTGTCGACGTAGAGTGTGTTGTTATCGTGTAATTTTTTTATCGAGTCTTTTTTAAGTACTCTCCCAGAAAAGGTGAGTGATCCGAGTAGAGTGTAGAACCGACAGAGTATATGTTTACAACTGACCGGGCATTATGCACAACCGACAGAGTACTgtgtacaaccgacagagtataTGTTTACAACTGACCGATCAGTAATGCATTGTGCCCAACCGACAGAGTAGTGcctacaaccgacagagtaaagTGTACAACCGATAGAGTAGTGcctacaaccgacagagtaatgCGTCCAACCTACAGAGTATATGTTTAACCGACAGTCTCTCTCTGAACGCCAAATATCAGCAAGAGAGTTATggaaaaccaacaacaaatgATGCCAAATAGGTGATGAGAGATAAACGAACAAGACAATTATATATGATACAACTgacaaaactaattttgaaacaaacgacACACCATATAAGTGCTTAAtcagctgtgtcacgaaattcaaccaaattacaaaattacaaaatgcacGTTAAATTAAgcgaaacataaaaataaccgcttaaaactttaaaggaaggttaaaataacatagcagaaacaacagatgccacggatgggcaaaacggcagaagattgaaatggattgaaattagggtttttgaaaactgttcagcctaacagtttttcaaagttgatccctgctgcttgcaacttccaAAATGATACTCAAGAGACATAactgtttgtctcggatctctgattttgtcatttacatgtaatttctttacttacttcaagttccatagcgattgagggcgagtaattggcaaacttgattaaacaaaatgaacaggactgccgtgacacagcccctttaaatgcTATCCAATAACTACTTTATATAGCCATTAGACATCTAGTTTACTGCTATCCAAACACTACTTTTTAGTTATCAGACCGATCtagtttttaaaaagctatCCAAACACTACTTTCTCGTTATCAGCCATCTAGTTCATTACTATCCAAACACAAGTTTTAAGTTTTCAGACATCTAGTTTAAAGCTATCCAAACACTCTCTTCCAACTAGTTATGTCTCGTTTATTCCTATCTGTCGTGCCATTTCTTCATGTCAATAATTAGTTTACTTCTATCTAATAACTAGTTTCTAACTATGTCAATGATGTCATTATTGGCAAAAAGTTATCTGAAAACTAGCTTCTTAGCCTTTAAAAAGCTAGTTTTACTCTATCTTATGTACATCCAAAAGCAGTAACAATTGCAGCAAcgtaaaatttcactttaaagGGGAACTCCGGGATAAAAACGAACTTATTTAGAATAGTAGTCCTATATCTAAactttcagtttttaataaactttctTACCTTACATCTACCGCTAAGTAAATCTTTTACTTAAAAGCTGGCCGAAAAGCCGTCCTAGTATTCCGCCATCTTGGGAAGAATACGAGCCGCGTTACAATGGTCAGCAGTGCGCTGTGACGTAAGAACGTCAATGGTTCGCGGTTGGTTGGCGGAGGGTTCGCGGGAGATTCGTATATTAGAACTACGAGGGCAGAACGTCTTTCTATTTCGTCCCTTTGTATTGTGTCCGTGGCTTCCAGTTCAACCTTTTTTGACCGTTTGTATTAAGCAAAGGAGAAAATGGTCAGCTGCGTTGTGCCTGACTGCCACAATTACTCAGAAAAGACGGGAGAAGCCGTGAGTTACCACAAGTTCCCGCA
The genomic region above belongs to Porites lutea chromosome 12, jaPorLute2.1, whole genome shotgun sequence and contains:
- the LOC140921680 gene encoding uncharacterized protein, which codes for MKFLPLKYRETQTDWFGKRGISWHISVVVRRETGGNLQHQAFVHIAKNCSQDSNVVAAIMEHILRNLSNEHPEITTAYFRQDNAGCYKSAVMLAACPLMQKTTGINVRRVDFSDPQGGKGSCDRKAATIKAHVRRFVNEGHDVLTADDFRDAILSNNGVRGVRVAVVNCEFLAPAQPVKWEGVSSINNLSYQVTGVTVWKAYDVGKGKTILRTQLQAPSTLQNQFNGSFSDGDFVDICASTRSAPELKTSTIPLHHQVNDTSTEEQTPKLFTCPVDGCVKCFQQYGSLEIHLQYGSCKLVPERENLFDKAKICYRDKLLHDRGIHPVLASSTLPLPVGDIKPKGWALKVTKKATRFNEKQKKYLEEKFFLGQETGHKVEAVTVAQEMRYAKDEAGSRRFTLDEFLTPQQVQSFFSRMAAKIRNRQEEVLEEDTTAAEDQAAFSSTRADILENCQLTHPIVYDSFNLCALYACNGFKKLSVNMLRLICEYFDLDVCNIPRSRKAPYIELISSLVLTCTCAPSQN